From one Haloferax marinisediminis genomic stretch:
- a CDS encoding NAD-dependent epimerase/dehydratase family protein, whose translation MTKHVVVGAGPVGLAVTEHLRERGDDVAVVARHLSGRLPEGAEHRRIDVTDPALAKAAFEDADVVYHCAQPPYHLWPELFPDLTRGIVEGVEATGARLVVAENLYMYGDVDARITEDLPYAATGPKGRTRAKCARMVLDAHDEGRIEATIGRASDFFGPRVRESAVGEQVFGEAVEGKRARVFGNPKLPHTYTYVPDFARALVLLGERDEALGEAWHVPNPETVSTRRFVYLVYDAVGIDPGFPRILAVSGVPLTLGGYVSSPLSELLEQRHSFEAPYVVSDKKFRDTFGDAVTATPLETAIEETVAWYRDEAIATQPIRLSTDTDRPSEATHQ comes from the coding sequence ATGACAAAACACGTCGTGGTCGGGGCGGGTCCCGTCGGATTGGCTGTGACAGAACACCTCCGAGAGCGCGGCGACGACGTCGCGGTGGTGGCGCGACATCTCTCTGGAAGACTCCCCGAGGGGGCCGAGCATCGACGTATCGACGTGACCGACCCAGCCCTCGCAAAAGCGGCGTTCGAAGACGCCGACGTGGTCTACCACTGCGCGCAACCACCGTACCACCTGTGGCCCGAACTCTTCCCCGACCTGACGCGCGGTATCGTCGAGGGTGTCGAAGCCACTGGTGCGCGACTGGTCGTCGCCGAGAATCTGTACATGTACGGCGACGTCGACGCCCGAATCACCGAGGACCTCCCGTACGCGGCGACCGGACCGAAGGGACGAACCCGCGCTAAATGCGCCCGGATGGTGCTCGATGCGCACGACGAGGGACGTATCGAGGCCACGATTGGCCGCGCCAGCGACTTCTTCGGCCCGCGTGTTCGAGAATCAGCCGTTGGTGAGCAGGTGTTCGGCGAGGCCGTCGAAGGGAAGCGAGCGAGAGTCTTCGGAAATCCGAAGCTCCCCCACACGTACACCTACGTCCCGGATTTCGCACGGGCGTTGGTTCTCCTCGGCGAGCGTGACGAGGCACTCGGTGAGGCGTGGCACGTTCCGAATCCAGAGACCGTCTCGACGCGGCGGTTCGTCTATCTCGTCTACGACGCCGTCGGCATCGACCCCGGATTCCCGCGCATCCTCGCCGTGTCCGGTGTGCCGCTCACCCTCGGTGGGTACGTGAGTTCGCCCCTCAGCGAGCTCCTCGAACAGCGACACTCGTTCGAAGCCCCCTACGTCGTCTCCGACAAGAAGTTCAGAGACACCTTCGGTGACGCGGTGACGGCGACACCGCTCGAAACGGCTATCGAAGAGACTGTCGCGTGGTACCGCGACGAAGCGATTGCGACACAACCGATTCGCCTGTCCACAGACACAGACCGACCGTCTGAAGCGACCCATCAATAA
- a CDS encoding KEOPS complex subunit Pcc1 yields MRSAHSASLEFDYPDERRARIVEQSVAVEVGEIDDARSRARVHREGRTVVVTVDAGDIVALRAGVNTWIRLVETAEAVSAGSESRSQSA; encoded by the coding sequence GTGCGCTCAGCGCACAGCGCTTCTCTCGAGTTCGACTACCCCGACGAGCGGCGCGCCCGTATCGTCGAACAGAGCGTCGCGGTCGAAGTCGGCGAGATCGACGACGCCCGGTCGCGCGCCCGCGTCCACCGCGAGGGCCGAACTGTCGTCGTCACCGTCGACGCAGGAGACATCGTCGCGCTCCGCGCCGGCGTAAACACGTGGATTCGCCTCGTCGAGACCGCAGAAGCCGTCTCAGCCGGAAGCGAGAGCCGTTCACAATCTGCGTAG
- a CDS encoding DUF3194 domain-containing protein, whose translation MPEPTDEEVVETAAEAAEGLIFARFKQSRVKDFDVTVTFEDGVLDVDVYINAPDDAENADAVADEAARTAQEAVDELFAAADEE comes from the coding sequence ATGCCAGAGCCAACGGACGAAGAAGTGGTCGAGACCGCCGCAGAGGCGGCCGAAGGCCTCATCTTCGCCCGGTTCAAGCAGTCGCGCGTCAAGGACTTTGACGTCACTGTGACGTTCGAAGACGGTGTGCTCGACGTCGACGTGTACATCAACGCACCCGACGACGCCGAGAACGCCGACGCAGTCGCCGACGAGGCGGCCCGAACGGCGCAGGAAGCCGTGGACGAACTGTTCGCGGCCGCTGACGAAGAGTAA
- a CDS encoding 50S ribosomal protein L37ae, with protein MADKKARSVGSAGRFGARYGRVARRRVKEIEAEMRSAKVDGDDVTRVGTGIWKNEKTGEVFTGGTYRPQTPAGKQVRRSIRAALTGESE; from the coding sequence ATGGCCGACAAGAAGGCACGATCCGTCGGAAGTGCCGGGCGCTTTGGGGCTCGGTACGGCCGCGTCGCCCGCCGCCGCGTCAAGGAAATCGAAGCAGAGATGCGAAGCGCAAAAGTCGACGGCGACGACGTCACCCGCGTCGGAACCGGCATCTGGAAGAACGAGAAGACTGGCGAGGTCTTCACTGGCGGTACCTACCGTCCCCAGACCCCGGCCGGCAAGCAGGTTCGACGCTCCATCCGCGCCGCACTGACTGGCGAGTCGGAATAA
- a CDS encoding DNA-directed RNA polymerase subunit P yields MSYKCSRCKRDVELDEFGGVRCPYCGHRVLLKERTPNVKEVNVE; encoded by the coding sequence ATGAGCTACAAGTGTTCCCGGTGCAAGCGCGACGTCGAACTGGACGAGTTCGGTGGCGTTCGCTGCCCCTACTGTGGGCACCGCGTCCTGCTGAAGGAGCGGACCCCCAACGTGAAAGAAGTCAACGTCGAGTAA
- a CDS encoding DUF2103 domain-containing protein — protein sequence MHCRRCGNPLDKPGDYCLTCNTANCDAVVAVFESDRATLTFLDEDEVVGETAVTTIPETDDDTKIIQLRNFAGLVADEIRRKRPETVYAAGERDPLRETRAQLHYEFYRVTDTDPVESVIARHGERALEVVDIPPAEKLGGSHTTLIGGRKGRRAIGVVAGHPHVKKVIPGPIDASGTGSRTGLRAKVTRADNNGNVRLLLRDGSSVQENRIVTTAMNYETGERVRDDLNEALREEELQDE from the coding sequence ATGCATTGCCGGCGGTGTGGAAATCCGTTAGACAAACCGGGAGACTACTGTCTGACCTGCAACACCGCCAACTGTGACGCCGTCGTCGCCGTCTTCGAATCCGACCGCGCGACGCTGACGTTCCTCGACGAAGACGAGGTCGTCGGCGAGACGGCTGTCACGACGATTCCCGAGACGGACGACGACACCAAAATCATCCAACTCCGGAACTTCGCAGGCCTCGTCGCCGACGAGATTCGGCGAAAGCGTCCGGAGACAGTGTACGCCGCTGGCGAACGCGACCCCTTGCGCGAGACGCGCGCGCAGCTTCATTACGAGTTCTACCGCGTCACCGACACGGACCCAGTAGAGTCAGTCATCGCCCGGCACGGCGAACGGGCGCTCGAAGTCGTCGACATCCCACCAGCAGAGAAACTCGGTGGGAGTCACACGACGCTCATCGGCGGACGAAAGGGACGGCGAGCGATTGGCGTCGTCGCCGGGCACCCACACGTCAAGAAAGTCATTCCAGGACCCATCGACGCCAGCGGCACCGGGTCGCGGACGGGACTCCGGGCCAAGGTCACGCGCGCCGACAACAACGGGAACGTCAGACTCCTCTTACGCGACGGGTCGAGCGTCCAAGAGAACCGCATCGTCACGACGGCGATGAACTACGAGACGGGTGAGCGTGTGCGCGACGACCTCAACGAAGCACTCCGCGAAGAAGAGTTACAAGACGAGTGA
- a CDS encoding prefoldin subunit beta, translating into MQGSLPPEAQEKLEELQNLQETAQNVSEQKQSSETALNEAQTALETLEDVDADSKMYREVGELLIETDYETAQEDLEEKVESLEVRVEQLTKQESRVQEKFESLQEELQQMLQGGAGPMGPGGA; encoded by the coding sequence ATGCAGGGAAGTCTGCCGCCAGAAGCCCAAGAGAAGCTCGAAGAACTGCAGAACCTTCAGGAGACCGCCCAGAACGTCTCCGAGCAGAAGCAGTCTTCCGAAACGGCGCTCAACGAAGCCCAGACGGCACTCGAAACGCTCGAGGACGTCGACGCTGACTCGAAGATGTACCGCGAAGTCGGCGAACTCCTCATCGAGACCGACTACGAGACCGCTCAGGAAGACCTCGAAGAGAAGGTCGAGAGCCTCGAAGTCCGCGTCGAGCAGCTGACGAAGCAGGAGTCGCGCGTCCAAGAGAAGTTCGAGAGTCTGCAGGAAGAACTCCAGCAGATGCTGCAGGGCGGTGCCGGCCCGATGGGCCCCGGCGGCGCATAA